The following proteins are encoded in a genomic region of Ornithodoros turicata isolate Travis chromosome 6, ASM3712646v1, whole genome shotgun sequence:
- the LOC135398150 gene encoding putative ferric-chelate reductase 1, giving the protein MKTFDWKLGDLLRGMQVVPVMVTLALVVAAVAMRQGAPLEACVTMLPQHPKVGNSPPMQDPDHSLNNLFVLKASYDVTTHKATITLQGVGANKFKGFLVRAKNAKNPDEYVNGLFTDLALTEGKTIDCDKAAKSAITHSDVSEKTKVTATWTAPPVNMPQSIVFQATVAKEKYAFTNEIRSAQIDIAAPPTVKPVAPSSTSPQPVPTPRSSSPKGLPRVKWILLLFCIIRNI; this is encoded by the exons GTAACTCTGGCACTAGTCGTTGCTGCGGTGGCGATGAGGCAGGGGGCACCGTTAGAGGCGTGCGTAACAATGCTGCCCCAGCATCCCAAGGTTGGTAACTCACCACCAATGCAAGACCCGGATCATTCCCTCAATAACCTGTTCGTGCTGAAAGCCTCATACGACGTTACGACTCACAAAGCTACCA TTACATTACAGGGTGTTGGCGCCAATAAGTTCAAAGGGTTTTTGGTGCGCGCCAAGAATGCCAAGAACCCTGACGAATACGTCAACGGCCTCTTCACGGATTTAGCTCTCACAGAAGGAAAGACAATCGACTGCGACAAGGCCGCTAAG AGCGCTATCACCCATTCTGATGTATCGGAGAAGACTAAAGTGACTGCCACCTGGACAGCACCTCCGGTCAACATGCCCCAGTCCATCGTATTCCA GGCAACGGTggcgaaagaaaaatatgcatTTACGAACGAGATAAGATCCGCGCAGATAGATATAG ctgctcCACCGACTGTGAAGCCCGTTGCTCCGTCGTCTACCTCCCCCCAACCCGTTCCAACGCCCAGAAGCTCGTCCCCAAAGGGGCTTCCGCGCGTCAAGTGGATCCTCCTTCTATTTTGTATTATACGCAACATCTGA